One stretch of Novosphingobium pentaromativorans US6-1 DNA includes these proteins:
- a CDS encoding valine--tRNA ligase, whose protein sequence is MTDQNPAPALDKTFDPAPIEAKWYSHWEDNGLFRPERPDAQPFTIVNPPPNVTGSLHIGHALDNTLQDIVIRYERLRGKDALWVVGTDHAGIATQMVVERQMEAKQDKRTNYSREAFVDKVWEWKHESGGTITRQLRRLGCSMDWSREQFTMDPHFTRAVVKVFVDLYNQGLIYRDKRLVNWDPKLKTAISDLEVETRELQGGFWHFKYPLADGVTLANGQDYIEVATTRPETMLADMAVAVHPEDERYKAVIGKEILQPITGRRFKVVGDEHADPQLGSGAVKITPGHDFNDFEVGKRAGIKPVDMLNMFDAEANVVQTADGLIPEKYLGMERFAARDAVVAEMKELGFLIPHVTRDKEGNEVLHDAEPRTIQTPFGDRGGVVIEPWLTDQWYVDAETLAQPPLEAVRSGKIEIVPKTWEKTFFNWMENIQPWCVSRQLWWGHRIPAWYAEDGEVYVAETEEEAQALAGNKKLTRDEDVLDTWFSSALWPFATLGWPDEDAPLLKKHYPNDLLVSGFDILFFWDARMAMQGIHFMKEVPWKRLYLHGLVRAADGQKMSKSKGNVVDPLGLIDKYGADALRFFMSAMESQGRDVKMDEKRVEGYRNFATKLWNAARFCQSNGIGASTSVEAPAATTAVNKWIIGEVVETLAELDKAMAELRFDAAANTIYHFVWDQFCDWYIELVKGNFDAETKAVAGWVLDQILVMLHPFMPFVTEELWSKMGERGNYPLITAKWPAPNAAVDGAAKAEVEWLIALIGNLRGAKAELGIAPGARLTAYLADPSEATRAIVGRNGAAIDRLARLDAIHFEAAPAGALLQVGAGDAMLAIPLEGVIDIAAEKARLEKALAASQKEAKSLEGRLSNPKFVEKAKPEAVEKARGDHAHHTAEAERLAAALARLG, encoded by the coding sequence ATGACCGACCAGAATCCCGCGCCTGCGCTCGACAAGACTTTCGACCCCGCCCCGATCGAGGCGAAGTGGTATTCCCACTGGGAAGACAACGGCCTGTTCCGCCCGGAGCGCCCGGACGCGCAGCCGTTCACCATCGTCAATCCGCCGCCGAACGTCACCGGTTCGCTGCACATCGGCCACGCGCTCGACAACACGCTGCAGGACATCGTGATCCGCTACGAGCGCCTGCGCGGCAAGGACGCGCTGTGGGTGGTGGGCACCGATCACGCCGGCATCGCCACGCAGATGGTGGTCGAGCGCCAGATGGAAGCGAAACAGGACAAGCGCACCAACTATTCGCGCGAAGCCTTCGTCGACAAGGTCTGGGAATGGAAGCACGAAAGCGGCGGCACCATCACCCGCCAGCTGCGCCGCCTGGGCTGCTCGATGGACTGGAGCCGCGAGCAGTTCACGATGGACCCGCACTTCACCAGGGCGGTCGTGAAGGTCTTCGTCGATCTCTACAACCAGGGCCTGATCTACCGCGACAAGCGGCTTGTGAACTGGGACCCCAAGCTCAAGACCGCGATCTCCGACCTCGAGGTCGAGACGCGCGAGTTGCAGGGCGGTTTCTGGCACTTCAAGTACCCGCTGGCCGACGGCGTCACGCTGGCGAACGGGCAGGACTACATCGAGGTCGCCACCACGCGCCCCGAAACGATGCTGGCCGACATGGCCGTGGCCGTCCATCCCGAGGACGAGCGCTACAAGGCCGTCATCGGCAAGGAGATCCTCCAGCCGATCACCGGCCGCCGCTTCAAGGTGGTGGGCGACGAACACGCCGATCCGCAGCTGGGCTCGGGCGCGGTGAAGATCACGCCGGGCCATGACTTCAACGACTTCGAAGTCGGCAAGCGCGCCGGGATCAAGCCTGTGGACATGCTCAACATGTTCGATGCCGAAGCCAACGTGGTGCAGACCGCGGATGGCCTGATCCCCGAAAAGTACCTTGGCATGGAGCGCTTCGCTGCGCGCGATGCCGTGGTGGCCGAGATGAAGGAACTGGGCTTCCTCATCCCCCACGTCACCAGGGACAAGGAAGGCAACGAAGTCCTTCACGACGCCGAGCCGCGCACGATCCAGACCCCCTTCGGCGACCGCGGCGGCGTGGTCATCGAACCCTGGCTGACCGACCAGTGGTACGTCGATGCCGAAACGCTGGCCCAGCCCCCGCTCGAGGCAGTGCGTTCGGGCAAGATCGAGATCGTCCCCAAGACCTGGGAAAAGACCTTCTTCAACTGGATGGAGAACATCCAGCCGTGGTGCGTCAGCCGCCAGCTCTGGTGGGGTCACCGGATTCCGGCGTGGTATGCCGAGGACGGCGAAGTCTATGTCGCCGAGACCGAAGAAGAAGCGCAGGCGCTGGCCGGCAACAAGAAGCTGACCCGCGACGAGGACGTCCTCGACACGTGGTTCTCCTCGGCACTGTGGCCTTTCGCCACACTGGGCTGGCCGGACGAGGACGCGCCGCTGCTCAAGAAGCACTACCCCAACGACCTGCTCGTTTCCGGCTTCGACATCCTGTTCTTCTGGGATGCGCGCATGGCGATGCAGGGCATCCACTTCATGAAGGAAGTGCCGTGGAAGCGGCTCTACCTGCATGGCCTCGTGCGCGCGGCGGACGGGCAGAAGATGTCCAAGTCCAAGGGCAACGTCGTCGACCCGCTCGGCCTGATCGACAAGTACGGCGCCGACGCGCTGCGCTTCTTCATGTCGGCCATGGAAAGCCAGGGCCGCGACGTGAAGATGGATGAAAAGCGCGTCGAGGGTTACCGCAACTTCGCGACCAAGCTGTGGAACGCGGCCCGCTTCTGCCAGAGCAACGGCATCGGCGCCTCGACCTCGGTAGAGGCCCCGGCGGCCACCACGGCAGTCAACAAGTGGATCATCGGCGAAGTCGTCGAGACCCTGGCCGAACTCGACAAGGCCATGGCCGAGCTGCGCTTCGACGCGGCGGCGAACACCATCTACCACTTCGTCTGGGACCAGTTCTGCGACTGGTACATCGAACTGGTGAAGGGCAACTTCGACGCGGAGACCAAGGCCGTCGCCGGTTGGGTGCTCGACCAGATCCTTGTCATGCTTCACCCCTTCATGCCCTTCGTGACCGAAGAGCTGTGGAGCAAGATGGGCGAGCGCGGCAATTACCCGCTGATCACCGCAAAGTGGCCCGCCCCGAACGCCGCGGTCGACGGCGCCGCCAAGGCCGAGGTCGAGTGGCTGATCGCGCTGATCGGCAACCTGCGCGGCGCCAAGGCTGAACTCGGCATCGCGCCGGGCGCGCGCCTGACCGCCTACCTCGCCGATCCCAGCGAGGCGACAAGGGCCATCGTCGGGCGCAACGGCGCGGCGATCGACCGCCTTGCCCGCCTCGATGCGATCCACTTCGAAGCGGCTCCGGCAGGCGCACTGCTGCAAGTCGGCGCCGGCGATGCGATGCTGGCGATCCCGCTGGAAGGCGTGATCGACATCGCGGCGGAAAAGGCCCGCCTCGAAAAGGCGCTGGCCGCCTCGCAGAAGGAAGCCAAGTCGCTGGAAGGCCGCCTCTCGAACCCCAAGTTCGTCGAAAAGGCCAAGCCCGAGGCGGTCGAGAAGGCCCGCGGCGACCATGCGCACCACACCGCCGAAGCCGAGCGCCTTGCGGCGGCACTGGCGCGCCTGGGGTAA
- a CDS encoding ABC transporter permease, protein MREWAEFTLSESDEGGVPTLALQGPLRVHSLGDLEDKLEAVDGHFQRIDLAGITDIDTTGAWLVSRFADRRGVAIVNESEQARRLFAAIGSIEGEEAELEPQAPLLRRTVGEFGEVVTNWARGAMRAVAFLGELIMTLGTIIRHPSRLRVKSLVHHMQYVGINSLWIISLMSFLIGIVIAQQGAVQLSQFGAEIYTINLTGRLSMRELGILMTSIMVAGRSGSAFAAQIGTMKLTEEVDAMRTIGVSPMEALVVPRVLASMIMMPLLGFWSAILAIIGGAFISNFALDIPFWTFLQRTQSVVPITDVWIGVLKAPVFALIVALAGCYQGMQVTTNAEEVGSRTTQAVVTAIFTVIVLDAFFAIFFTEIGWK, encoded by the coding sequence ATGCGGGAATGGGCTGAATTCACTCTGTCGGAAAGCGACGAAGGCGGTGTTCCTACGCTGGCGCTGCAGGGACCACTGCGCGTGCATTCGCTGGGCGATCTCGAGGACAAGCTCGAGGCTGTCGACGGGCATTTCCAGCGGATCGACCTGGCCGGCATTACCGACATCGATACCACCGGTGCGTGGCTGGTCTCGCGCTTCGCGGACCGTCGCGGCGTTGCCATCGTCAATGAAAGCGAACAGGCCCGGCGCCTGTTCGCGGCGATCGGCAGCATCGAGGGTGAGGAGGCCGAGCTTGAGCCGCAGGCGCCCCTGCTGCGCCGCACGGTAGGCGAATTCGGCGAGGTCGTGACCAACTGGGCCCGCGGGGCGATGAGGGCGGTGGCCTTCCTCGGCGAGCTGATCATGACCCTGGGCACGATCATCCGCCATCCCTCGCGGCTGCGGGTCAAGTCGCTGGTTCACCACATGCAGTACGTGGGCATCAACTCGCTGTGGATCATCAGCCTGATGAGCTTCCTGATCGGCATCGTCATTGCCCAGCAGGGCGCAGTGCAGCTCTCCCAGTTCGGCGCGGAGATCTATACCATCAACCTGACCGGCCGCCTGTCGATGCGCGAGCTGGGCATCCTGATGACCTCGATCATGGTCGCGGGCCGCTCCGGTTCGGCCTTTGCGGCGCAGATCGGCACGATGAAGCTGACCGAAGAAGTCGACGCCATGCGCACGATCGGCGTCTCGCCGATGGAAGCGCTGGTGGTGCCGCGCGTGCTGGCCTCGATGATCATGATGCCGCTGCTCGGCTTCTGGTCGGCGATCCTCGCGATCATCGGCGGCGCCTTCATCTCGAACTTCGCGCTCGACATTCCGTTCTGGACCTTCCTGCAGCGCACCCAGTCCGTTGTCCCGATCACCGACGTGTGGATCGGCGTACTCAAGGCCCCGGTCTTCGCGCTGATCGTCGCGCTGGCGGGCTGCTACCAGGGCATGCAGGTGACCACCAATGCCGAGGAAGTGGGCAGCCGCACGACCCAGGCAGTCGTCACCGCGATCTTCACCGTCATCGTCCTCGACGCTTTCTTCGCGATCTTCTTCACGGAGATCGGCTGGAAATGA
- a CDS encoding ABC transporter ATP-binding protein, whose product MSEAQEYPIQVEGLRNAFGEHVIHEDLSLKVRKGEILGVVGGSGTGKSVLMRSIIGLQRPTAGTVTVLGHDMEHADDEDEIDIRSRWGVLFQGGALFSTLTVGENVEVPLKQFYPEISDQLREEIARFKVKLSGLPEDAAYKYPNELSGGMRKRAGLARALALDPELLFLDEPTAGLDPIGAAAFDKLTRELKETLGLTVFLITHDLDTLYAICDRVAVLADKQVIACGTIPELLALDHPWIQEYFNGPRGRAALAAKDDPEVHPEHAGSGLVDEEKTERGEGQTMDKSGKAGA is encoded by the coding sequence ATGAGCGAGGCACAGGAATATCCGATCCAGGTCGAAGGATTGCGCAACGCCTTCGGTGAGCACGTGATCCACGAGGATCTCTCGCTGAAAGTCCGCAAGGGCGAGATTCTCGGCGTCGTCGGCGGCTCGGGCACCGGCAAGTCGGTGCTGATGCGCTCGATCATCGGCTTGCAGCGGCCTACCGCGGGCACCGTCACCGTGCTCGGCCATGACATGGAACATGCCGACGACGAGGACGAGATCGACATCCGTTCGCGCTGGGGCGTGCTGTTCCAGGGCGGCGCGCTGTTCTCGACGCTGACCGTGGGCGAAAACGTAGAGGTCCCGCTCAAGCAGTTCTACCCGGAGATCTCCGACCAGCTGCGCGAGGAGATCGCCCGTTTCAAGGTCAAGCTCTCGGGCCTGCCCGAGGATGCGGCCTACAAGTATCCCAACGAGCTTTCGGGCGGGATGAGGAAGCGTGCCGGCCTGGCCCGTGCGCTTGCGCTCGATCCCGAGCTGCTGTTTCTTGACGAGCCTACCGCGGGCCTCGACCCGATCGGCGCGGCCGCTTTCGACAAGCTGACGCGTGAACTGAAGGAAACGCTGGGCCTTACGGTCTTCCTCATCACGCACGACCTCGATACGCTTTACGCGATCTGCGACCGCGTGGCGGTGCTGGCGGACAAGCAGGTGATCGCCTGCGGGACGATTCCCGAACTGCTGGCGCTCGATCACCCGTGGATCCAGGAATATTTCAACGGCCCGCGCGGCCGCGCCGCACTGGCGGCCAAGGACGATCCCGAAGTGCACCCGGAACATGCAGGGTCAGGGCTCGTTGATGAAGAGAAGACCGAAAGGGGCGAAGGGCAGACCATGGACAAGTCCGGAAAAGCGGGGGCATAG
- a CDS encoding MlaD family protein, which translates to METRANNVWVGAVTLVLLALLAAFIIWIARLNEGERNEYDIFFKQSVDGLAKGSEVNYAGVPVGQISQIELWPKDPSFIRVRIKVDEKVPVTVGTTATIQGSFTGVSDVQLEGAVKGAPMLTEPGPEGVPVIPTKRGGLGEILSNAPLLLERLATLTESLNQLLSEENRRSITGILSNTDKMTRDLSRATPQIEATVGELQGTLDQATKTLAAFEGVATKADSLLGSEGNSLAAQLRATLNSAQKSMDQLDKTMETAQPALRQVSQQTLPAAEAAIRDLRATSKALRNVTEKIDEQGAGALLKGQKLPDYKP; encoded by the coding sequence ATGGAAACGCGCGCCAACAATGTCTGGGTCGGAGCCGTCACGCTGGTGCTGCTGGCGCTGCTGGCGGCCTTCATCATCTGGATTGCCCGCCTCAATGAAGGCGAGCGCAACGAGTACGACATCTTCTTCAAGCAGTCGGTGGACGGGCTCGCCAAGGGGTCCGAGGTCAACTACGCGGGTGTTCCCGTGGGGCAGATCTCGCAGATCGAGCTGTGGCCCAAGGATCCCAGCTTCATTCGCGTGCGCATCAAGGTGGACGAGAAGGTCCCGGTGACGGTGGGCACGACCGCGACGATCCAGGGCAGTTTCACCGGCGTTTCGGACGTCCAGCTCGAAGGCGCGGTCAAGGGTGCCCCGATGCTGACCGAGCCGGGCCCCGAGGGGGTGCCGGTCATCCCGACCAAGCGCGGCGGCCTGGGCGAGATCCTCTCCAACGCGCCGCTGTTGCTGGAACGTCTCGCCACCCTGACCGAAAGCCTCAACCAGCTTCTCTCCGAAGAGAACCGGCGTTCGATCACCGGCATCCTGAGCAATACCGACAAGATGACCCGCGACCTGTCGCGCGCCACGCCGCAGATCGAGGCGACCGTGGGCGAACTGCAGGGTACCCTGGATCAGGCGACCAAGACTCTCGCCGCATTCGAGGGCGTGGCGACCAAGGCGGACTCTCTGCTCGGCAGCGAGGGCAATTCGCTGGCGGCGCAGCTGCGCGCCACGCTCAATTCCGCGCAGAAGTCGATGGACCAGCTCGACAAGACGATGGAGACGGCCCAGCCCGCGCTGCGCCAGGTCTCCCAGCAGACCCTGCCCGCCGCAGAAGCCGCGATCCGTGACCTTCGCGCGACGAGCAAGGCGCTGCGCAACGTGACCGAGAAGATCGACGAGCAGGGCGCAGGTGCGCTGCTCAAGGGCCAGAAACTGCCGGACTACAAGCCATGA
- a CDS encoding ABC-type transport auxiliary lipoprotein family protein, protein MSGWRKSGAWRGAVIAAACLALPGCISLGAKVPEQLIKLTPDVSAPAGATASGQLSDAIVVLDPEADRSLDVMRVPVQINESSVAYLKDASWIEKPTRQFRNLLAETLRAETGKLVVEGGDFEVTGKTLIGGRLLNMGYDAPSSSVVVRFDAMRREPGGEIVTRRFESVVNNVEPKADWVGPALNQAANDVARQVAQWVKEG, encoded by the coding sequence ATGAGCGGTTGGCGCAAGTCCGGCGCATGGCGCGGGGCGGTGATCGCGGCAGCCTGTCTGGCGCTGCCGGGATGCATCAGCCTCGGTGCGAAAGTGCCCGAACAGCTGATCAAGCTCACGCCCGATGTCAGCGCTCCGGCCGGGGCGACGGCCAGCGGCCAGCTCAGCGATGCCATCGTCGTGCTCGATCCCGAGGCCGACCGCAGCCTCGATGTCATGCGCGTGCCGGTCCAGATCAACGAATCCAGCGTTGCCTATCTCAAGGACGCTTCGTGGATCGAAAAGCCCACCCGCCAGTTCCGCAACCTGCTTGCCGAAACGCTGCGAGCCGAAACCGGCAAGCTGGTGGTCGAAGGCGGCGATTTCGAAGTGACCGGCAAGACGCTGATCGGCGGCCGCCTGCTCAACATGGGCTATGATGCCCCGAGCAGTTCCGTCGTGGTCCGCTTCGACGCCATGCGCCGTGAACCCGGTGGTGAAATCGTCACGCGCCGCTTCGAATCCGTGGTCAACAACGTCGAGCCGAAGGCCGACTGGGTCGGTCCCGCGCTGAACCAGGCCGCGAACGACGTGGCCCGGCAGGTCGCGCAGTGGGTCAAGGAAGGCTGA
- a CDS encoding outer membrane protein, with protein MKKFAIAGAAAALFVVPAAANAQAWVQAESGVDIVSVEGESNTGFGYGVSAGYDLALAGGMFVGVQGTFADSDTKRCVRDVMEAGDKACLEAGRDVAALLRFGTAITSQSKLYVMAGYANARADVTYDGPSVEAIEDELGVNGGIGAHGDLDGVRLGAGYEYALNDKLFVKTEYRYTNYENDFSRHAGVVALGARF; from the coding sequence ATGAAGAAGTTTGCCATTGCCGGCGCCGCTGCCGCACTGTTCGTCGTTCCCGCCGCCGCCAACGCTCAGGCGTGGGTGCAGGCTGAATCGGGCGTCGACATCGTTTCGGTCGAGGGCGAATCCAACACCGGATTTGGCTACGGCGTTTCGGCTGGCTACGACCTCGCACTTGCGGGCGGCATGTTCGTCGGCGTGCAGGGCACCTTTGCAGACAGCGACACCAAGCGTTGCGTCCGCGACGTAATGGAAGCTGGCGACAAGGCGTGCCTCGAAGCCGGTCGCGACGTTGCCGCGCTGCTGCGTTTCGGCACCGCCATCACCTCGCAGAGCAAGCTCTACGTGATGGCCGGTTACGCCAATGCCCGCGCCGACGTGACTTATGACGGCCCGAGCGTCGAGGCGATCGAAGACGAGCTGGGCGTCAACGGCGGCATCGGTGCGCATGGCGACCTCGACGGCGTGCGTCTGGGTGCAGGCTACGAGTACGCTCTGAACGACAAGCTCTTCGTGAAGACCGAGTACCGCTACACCAACTATGAGAACGACTTCAGCCGTCACGCTGGCGTCGTGGCTCTTGGTGCGCGCTTCTGA
- a CDS encoding ATP12 family chaperone protein has translation MKRFYKEVTVGETDSGWRVLLDGRPIKTAGGRTQIVPTRPLAEALAEEWAAQGEDIDPAGFVLRDLCDFAIDAVAVDRAEAIRGMVPYAETDTLCYRADPEDALFQRQQEVWEPLLKSAEERWGLTFTRVSGIIHKPQPPRTLARLEQLLGEHDDFTLAGLRMLTSLAASLVIGLFAAQPDADSETLWRAANLEEDWQIELWGDDWEAAERRKTRLEAFELAMRLTRLAREG, from the coding sequence ATGAAGCGATTCTACAAGGAAGTTACCGTCGGCGAGACCGACTCAGGCTGGCGCGTCCTGCTCGACGGACGGCCGATCAAGACAGCCGGAGGCCGCACGCAAATCGTGCCCACCAGGCCCCTGGCCGAGGCGCTGGCCGAGGAATGGGCCGCACAGGGCGAAGATATCGACCCGGCCGGCTTCGTCCTGCGCGACTTGTGCGATTTTGCCATCGACGCCGTTGCCGTCGACCGCGCCGAGGCGATCCGGGGCATGGTGCCCTACGCCGAGACCGACACCCTGTGCTATCGCGCCGACCCGGAAGATGCGCTCTTCCAGCGCCAGCAGGAGGTCTGGGAACCCCTGCTCAAGAGCGCCGAGGAGCGCTGGGGCCTGACGTTCACCCGCGTTTCGGGCATCATTCACAAGCCGCAGCCGCCCCGGACCCTTGCCCGCCTGGAACAGCTTCTGGGCGAGCATGACGACTTCACCCTGGCGGGCCTGCGCATGCTCACCAGCCTCGCCGCTTCGCTCGTCATCGGCCTCTTCGCGGCCCAGCCCGATGCGGACAGCGAAACGCTGTGGCGCGCCGCCAACCTTGAAGAAGACTGGCAGATCGAGCTGTGGGGTGATGACTGGGAAGCCGCAGAGCGCCGCAAGACCCGCCTCGAGGCTTTCGAGCTGGCCATGCGCCTCACCCGGCTCGCCCGCGAAGGCTGA
- a CDS encoding HAD-IA family hydrolase translates to MKLAVFDCDGTLIDGQAAICEAMEATFAEHGLASPPRNTIRRAVGLSLPQAMRQLLPGSDFEQQQAMAESYKAAFRAARAEGRVSQPLFEGVEDCLRTLAASGWTLGVATGMSDRGLAHCLANNGITDLFVTLQTADRHPSKPNPEMLEQALFEAGAQPGEAVMIGDTGYDMQMARSAGTRAVGVDWGYHHPEELKAAGAEWVAETPAELLAYLLK, encoded by the coding sequence GTGAAGCTGGCCGTCTTCGACTGTGACGGCACGCTGATCGACGGACAGGCGGCGATTTGCGAGGCGATGGAAGCGACTTTCGCCGAGCACGGCCTCGCCAGTCCGCCGCGCAATACGATCCGCCGCGCCGTCGGCCTGTCGCTGCCGCAGGCGATGCGCCAGCTGCTTCCCGGCAGCGATTTCGAACAGCAGCAGGCCATGGCCGAAAGCTACAAGGCAGCCTTCCGAGCCGCACGCGCCGAAGGCCGCGTTTCGCAGCCCCTGTTCGAGGGGGTTGAGGACTGCCTGCGCACGCTCGCCGCATCGGGCTGGACGCTCGGCGTCGCCACAGGCATGTCCGACCGTGGCCTGGCGCATTGCCTTGCCAACAACGGCATAACCGACCTGTTCGTTACCCTGCAGACCGCAGATCGCCACCCTTCCAAGCCCAATCCGGAAATGCTGGAGCAGGCCCTGTTCGAAGCGGGAGCGCAGCCCGGCGAAGCGGTCATGATCGGCGATACCGGCTACGACATGCAGATGGCGCGGTCCGCCGGCACCCGCGCGGTCGGGGTCGACTGGGGCTATCACCATCCCGAAGAACTGAAGGCGGCGGGCGCCGAATGGGTCGCGGAAACCCCGGCCGAACTGCTGGCCTACCTGCTCAAATGA
- a CDS encoding RluA family pseudouridine synthase, with protein sequence MSRPENNDIVRQFTVGADDEGVRLDRWFKRHLPQVGFATVSRWARTGQIRVDGKRADVADRLSAGQVLRVPPGGEVKPGGKPARTRRELTEEELELADSMVLTQDRAAIVLNKPPGLATQGGSGMKQHVDGLLDAYAPDGPRPRLVHRLDKDTSGVLLIARTPGSAAFFSKRFSGRSARKIYWALVVGVPSISDGMIELPLAKQPGTGGEKMHVDEEGGQPARTRYRVLDRAGNRAAWVELHPLTGRTHQLRVHMAAIGHPIVGDGKYGGQDAFLTGTISRKMHLHARRLIIDHPDGAPLDVTAPLPEHFANSLEQLGFDEADGAELPEAPPEPGKDEQKRAAKAHSKQYRKERRGERRSRGDGPPPRGGKPGARSGKPARPGGKPARPGGKPGPGKPAGGRPTGGRSGAKKPGGPRGKR encoded by the coding sequence ATGAGTCGCCCCGAAAATAACGACATTGTCCGCCAGTTCACCGTCGGCGCCGACGATGAAGGCGTCCGCCTTGACCGCTGGTTCAAGCGGCACCTGCCGCAAGTCGGCTTCGCCACCGTATCGCGCTGGGCCCGCACCGGGCAGATCCGCGTCGACGGCAAGCGCGCCGACGTCGCCGACCGGCTGAGCGCCGGACAGGTCCTGCGCGTCCCCCCGGGCGGCGAGGTCAAGCCGGGCGGCAAGCCAGCCCGCACCCGCCGCGAGCTGACCGAGGAAGAACTGGAACTCGCCGATTCGATGGTCCTCACGCAGGACCGCGCGGCCATCGTGCTCAACAAGCCCCCGGGCCTTGCCACGCAGGGCGGCTCGGGCATGAAGCAGCACGTCGACGGCCTGCTCGACGCCTATGCGCCTGACGGCCCGCGTCCCCGCCTCGTCCACCGGCTCGACAAGGACACCTCCGGCGTCCTGCTGATCGCCCGCACCCCGGGCAGCGCCGCGTTCTTCTCCAAGCGCTTCTCCGGCCGTTCGGCGAGGAAGATCTACTGGGCTCTCGTGGTCGGCGTGCCCAGCATCTCGGACGGCATGATCGAACTCCCCCTTGCCAAACAGCCGGGCACCGGCGGCGAGAAGATGCACGTCGACGAGGAAGGGGGCCAGCCCGCGCGCACCCGCTACCGCGTGCTCGACCGCGCCGGCAACCGCGCCGCGTGGGTGGAACTGCATCCTCTGACCGGCCGCACCCACCAGCTGCGCGTGCACATGGCGGCAATCGGGCACCCGATCGTCGGCGACGGCAAGTACGGCGGGCAGGACGCCTTCCTGACCGGCACGATCAGCCGCAAGATGCACCTGCACGCGCGCCGCCTGATCATCGACCATCCCGACGGCGCCCCGCTCGACGTGACCGCGCCGCTGCCCGAGCATTTCGCCAATTCGTTGGAGCAGCTCGGCTTCGATGAGGCCGACGGCGCCGAACTGCCCGAAGCTCCGCCCGAGCCGGGCAAGGACGAGCAGAAGCGCGCGGCCAAGGCCCACTCCAAGCAGTACCGCAAGGAACGGCGCGGAGAGCGGCGCTCACGCGGGGACGGCCCGCCGCCGCGCGGCGGCAAACCGGGTGCGCGCTCGGGCAAGCCCGCCCGCCCCGGCGGCAAACCTGCGCGGCCCGGCGGAAAGCCCGGCCCCGGCAAGCCTGCCGGTGGACGGCCGACGGGAGGCCGGAGCGGCGCGAAGAAGCCCGGCGGCCCGCGAGGCAAGCGGTGA
- the crcB gene encoding fluoride efflux transporter CrcB, which translates to MPHPSFIVASLYVAFGGGFGAWLRFLVGRAWVAAIGPVRASDFPWGTLTVNVLGSLFMGLLVGWLARFGSHGEGTRLFLAVGVLGGFTTFSSFSLDIVSLAERGQLGLAAFYTGISLIAGVMSLFLGLSIMRHVA; encoded by the coding sequence ATGCCTCATCCCTCCTTTATAGTAGCCTCGCTCTACGTGGCGTTCGGCGGCGGATTCGGCGCCTGGCTGCGATTCCTTGTGGGCCGCGCCTGGGTCGCCGCGATCGGGCCCGTGCGTGCCAGCGATTTCCCCTGGGGAACGCTTACCGTCAACGTCCTGGGCAGCCTGTTCATGGGCCTGCTCGTGGGCTGGCTCGCGCGCTTCGGCAGCCATGGCGAAGGCACCCGCCTGTTCCTTGCCGTCGGCGTGCTCGGCGGCTTCACCACGTTTTCTTCCTTCAGTCTCGACATCGTCAGCCTTGCCGAGCGCGGCCAGCTCGGGCTTGCGGCTTTCTATACCGGCATCTCCCTGATCGCCGGCGTGATGAGCCTGTTCCTTGGCCTTTCGATCATGAGGCACGTTGCATGA
- the rpsU gene encoding 30S ribosomal protein S21: MQIMVRDNNVDQALRALKKKLQREGVYREMKLRRHYEKPSEKRAREKAAAVRRARKLERKRMERDGVK; the protein is encoded by the coding sequence ATGCAGATCATGGTTCGCGACAACAATGTTGATCAGGCCCTTCGTGCGCTCAAGAAGAAGCTGCAGCGGGAAGGTGTCTATCGCGAAATGAAGCTGCGCCGTCACTACGAGAAGCCGTCGGAAAAGCGTGCCCGCGAAAAGGCCGCTGCCGTGCGCCGCGCCCGCAAGCTTGAGCGCAAGCGCATGGAGCGCGACGGCGTCAAGTAA
- a CDS encoding FKBP-type peptidyl-prolyl cis-trans isomerase yields the protein MTEITRVPLQPVAKGAVTKIWLGVAAIALAAGGVAYAALPPSVDVKTLTAGSGESPTADDVVLINYKGTLPDGKVFDEAKQVPMALTEVVPGFTKALVKMQRGGKYKVEIPSELAYGDKAVGDIPANTDLTFEIELIDFKSRAEIEQQQRILQQLQQMQSQGGMPGAEAPAHP from the coding sequence ATGACAGAGATCACCCGCGTCCCGCTGCAGCCTGTTGCCAAGGGCGCCGTCACCAAGATCTGGCTCGGCGTTGCCGCAATTGCCCTGGCGGCCGGCGGCGTGGCCTATGCCGCACTTCCGCCTTCGGTCGACGTGAAGACGCTGACCGCCGGTTCGGGCGAATCCCCGACCGCCGATGACGTCGTGCTGATCAACTACAAGGGCACGCTGCCCGACGGTAAGGTCTTCGACGAGGCCAAGCAGGTCCCCATGGCGCTCACCGAAGTCGTCCCGGGCTTCACCAAGGCGCTGGTCAAGATGCAGCGCGGCGGCAAGTACAAGGTCGAGATCCCCTCGGAGCTGGCCTATGGCGACAAGGCCGTCGGCGACATTCCCGCCAACACCGACCTGACCTTCGAAATCGAACTGATCGACTTCAAGAGCCGCGCCGAGATCGAGCAGCAGCAGCGCATCCTCCAGCAGCTCCAGCAGATGCAGTCGCAGGGCGGCATGCCGGGCGCAGAAGCACCGGCTCACCCCTGA